A DNA window from Thiothrix subterranea contains the following coding sequences:
- the phoB gene encoding phosphate regulon transcriptional regulator PhoB yields the protein MSNILIVEDEQPIRKMVGFALGRAGFTLHEAESAEQAYTAIHRQRPELILMDWMLPGMSGIELVKRLQRDGNTQDIPVIMLTARNEETDRISGFQAGIDDYISKPFSPAELVVRIQAVLRRTRHSQPAEMLEFAGLTLDPLSHRVTADGQELEFGPTEFRLLKFFMQHPDRVYSREQLLDNAWGRNVYVEERTVDVHILRLRKTLATHGFEHYIQTVRGAGYRFSPTV from the coding sequence ATGAGCAACATATTGATCGTTGAAGACGAGCAGCCGATCCGCAAAATGGTCGGCTTTGCTTTGGGGCGTGCCGGTTTCACCCTGCACGAAGCCGAATCCGCCGAACAAGCCTACACCGCCATTCACCGCCAGCGCCCGGAACTGATTCTGATGGACTGGATGCTGCCCGGCATGAGTGGCATAGAACTGGTCAAACGCCTACAACGCGACGGCAATACCCAAGACATTCCGGTCATTATGCTGACCGCCCGTAACGAAGAAACCGACCGCATTTCCGGCTTTCAGGCGGGCATCGACGATTATATCAGCAAACCGTTTTCTCCAGCCGAATTAGTGGTGCGAATTCAGGCCGTATTGCGCCGTACCCGCCATTCCCAACCAGCGGAAATGCTCGAATTTGCCGGGTTAACCCTCGACCCGCTCAGCCACCGCGTCACCGCTGATGGTCAAGAACTCGAGTTTGGCCCCACCGAATTCCGCTTGCTGAAATTTTTCATGCAACACCCTGACCGCGTATACAGCCGCGAACAATTGCTGGACAACGCTTGGGGACGCAATGTATACGTGGAAGAACGCACCGTAGACGTACACATTCTGCGCTTGCGCAAAACACTGGCAACGCACGGTTTTGAGCATTACATCCAGACCGTGCGCGGGGCAGGCTATCGGTTTTCACCCACGGTATAA